The Christiangramia forsetii KT0803 DNA segment ATTCATAACAGTTACTTTAATGTACAGGAATTAAAGATTCCTGCGGGTTAGGTTATTTAGTTTTAAAAAAGTAACTGTGTTTAATAGGCAACTATAATTTTAGGTTATGGCTCAAATATAGCAAGATAAAATTGAGAAATGCAAACAAAAGCTTAATATTTTAACAATACTATAGGTTTTAGGAAGCTTTCTTTCCCGCTTCATATTGAGTAACTTTGCCGTTCTATCAGAAATAAAGCATGACAGCAGATATATCTAAAGTAGATCCGAAGCAAAATATTATCATTAAAGGTGCAAAGCTGCACAACCTCAAAAATATCAATGCCGTTATTCCACGGAATAAACTTGTTGTTATTACCGGTCTTTCTGGTTCTGGTAAGTCAAGTTTGGCTTTTGACACCTTGTATGCGGAAGGTCAGCGCCGTTATGTAGAAAGTTTGAGTTCTTATGCAAGACAGTTTCTTGGAAGACTTAATAAGCCTAAAGTTGATTATATAAAGGGTATCGCTCCTGCTATCGCTATAGAACAAAAGGTGAACTCTACCAACCCCAGGTCTACGGTGGGTACTTCTACTGAAATTTACGATTATTTAAAACTACTATTCGCTCGAATTGGAAGAACCTACTCCCCTGTTTCCGGAAATGAGGTAAAAAAAGATACGGTTACAGACGTTATAAATTACGTAAAAGATTTTCCTGAAAGGGAAAAACTTTTACTTCTTGCACCTATTCATGTTGAAGAAGGACGTTCTCTTGAGAAAAAAATTAATGTGCTTGCACAGCAAGGATATAGCAGAATCAAAATAGATGACAACGTTGTTAGAATTGACGAAACCGACCTTAGCAAAGCTAAAGATGATAATACCTGGCTTGTTATAGACCGAATTATCACCAAAGATGAAGAGGACTTTTATAATAGACTGGCAGATGCAGTGGATGCCGCTTTTTTTGAAGGAAAGGGAGAATTATTTATAGAAAAACTTTCAGATAATACTTCCAGACATTTCAGTAATAAATTTGAACTGGACGGTATAAGTTTTCTGGAGCCAAACGTCCATTTATTCAGTTTTAATAATCCTTATGGAGCCTGCCCAAAATGTGAAGGCTATGGAGATGTTATAGGTATTGATGAGGAACTTGTAATTCCAAACACCGGACTTTCTGTCTATGAAAATGCAATTTTTCCATGGCGAGGTGACAGCATGAGCTGGTACAGAGATCAATTGGTGAATAACTCCCATAAATTTGATTTCCCCATTCATAAACCATATTTCGAACTTACTGCTGAACAAAAAGACTTGGTTTGGAATGGAAATAAATATTTTGAAGGAATAAATCAATTCTTTCAATTTCTTGAGAGCAAAGCTTATAAAATTCAAAATAGAGTAATGCTTTCCCGTTACCGGGGAAAAACAAAATGTGCTGCCTGTAAAGGGAAACGGCTTAGACCGGAAGCTCAATATGTGAAGATAAGTGACCACAGCATTACCGATCTTGTTGAAAAACCTTTGGATAAAGTGAGAGCTTTCTTCAATGAATTGGAATTAAACGAGTATGACCAACAGATTGCTAAACGGCTACTTACAGAGATAAAAAATAGGCTTCAATTTCTTTCTAACGTAGGTCTTGATTACCTTACGCTAAATAGAAAATCCAATACGCTTTCAGGTGGAGAATCTCAAAGAATAAATCTCGCCACTTCCCTGGGAAGTAGTTTGGTTGGATCTATGTATATTTTAGATGAACCCTCTATTGGTCTGCATCCAAAAGATACTGAAAAGCTTATTGAAGTTCTAAAACATCTTCGGGATCTTGGAAATACCGTGATCGTAGTAGAACATGATGAAGAGATCATGAATGCAGCCGATGAAATTATTGACATTGGTCCTGAAGCCGGTACTAACGGCGGATATGTGGTCGCTACCGGAACCATGAAAGACATTTTAAAATCTGATTCTCTAACTGCCAGTTATCTTAACGGAAAAATGGAAATTGAAGTTCCGGAGAAAAGAAGAACTTCTAAAAATAAGATAAAAGTATTAGGTGCCCGAGAGAACAATCTAAAAAATATAGACGTAGAATTTCAATTGGGAGTTTTTACGGCTATTACGGGAGTTTCAGGAAGTGGAAAAAGTACTTTGGTTAAAAAAATACTATATCCTGCTGTTCAAAAAGAAATAGGAGGTTATGGAGAAAAGGCAGGACAATTTAGTGGTGTGGAAGGTGACTTTAAAAATCTTGGCACCGTTGAATTCGTAGATCAAAATCCAATTGGAAGGTCTTCCAGGTCTAATCCCGTAACTTATATAAAGGCTTATGATGATATTAGAAATCTCTTCGCTAATCAGCGTTTATCCAAACTAAGAGGCTTTAAAGCGAAACACTTTTCTTTCAATGTGGATGGTGGTAGATGTGAAACCTGTAAAGGAGAAGGTGAAGTTACTATTGAAATGCAGTTTATGGCTGATGTGCACCTGGAATGCGAAACCTGTAACGGAAAACGCTTTAAAAAAGAAGTGCTTGAAGTAACATTCCACGATAAGAATATCGATGATATTCTAAATATGACCATCGATGATGCGACACAATTTTTTGAAGATCATGATCAAAGTAAAATCGTTAAGAAATTAAAACCTCTTAAAGATGTGGGATTAGGCTATGTACAATTAGGGCAAAGCTCCTCTACCCTATCTGGTGGGGAGGCGCAGCGGATTAAATTGGCTTCTTTCCTGGTGAAGGGCAA contains these protein-coding regions:
- the uvrA gene encoding excinuclease ABC subunit UvrA, whose protein sequence is MTADISKVDPKQNIIIKGAKLHNLKNINAVIPRNKLVVITGLSGSGKSSLAFDTLYAEGQRRYVESLSSYARQFLGRLNKPKVDYIKGIAPAIAIEQKVNSTNPRSTVGTSTEIYDYLKLLFARIGRTYSPVSGNEVKKDTVTDVINYVKDFPEREKLLLLAPIHVEEGRSLEKKINVLAQQGYSRIKIDDNVVRIDETDLSKAKDDNTWLVIDRIITKDEEDFYNRLADAVDAAFFEGKGELFIEKLSDNTSRHFSNKFELDGISFLEPNVHLFSFNNPYGACPKCEGYGDVIGIDEELVIPNTGLSVYENAIFPWRGDSMSWYRDQLVNNSHKFDFPIHKPYFELTAEQKDLVWNGNKYFEGINQFFQFLESKAYKIQNRVMLSRYRGKTKCAACKGKRLRPEAQYVKISDHSITDLVEKPLDKVRAFFNELELNEYDQQIAKRLLTEIKNRLQFLSNVGLDYLTLNRKSNTLSGGESQRINLATSLGSSLVGSMYILDEPSIGLHPKDTEKLIEVLKHLRDLGNTVIVVEHDEEIMNAADEIIDIGPEAGTNGGYVVATGTMKDILKSDSLTASYLNGKMEIEVPEKRRTSKNKIKVLGARENNLKNIDVEFQLGVFTAITGVSGSGKSTLVKKILYPAVQKEIGGYGEKAGQFSGVEGDFKNLGTVEFVDQNPIGRSSRSNPVTYIKAYDDIRNLFANQRLSKLRGFKAKHFSFNVDGGRCETCKGEGEVTIEMQFMADVHLECETCNGKRFKKEVLEVTFHDKNIDDILNMTIDDATQFFEDHDQSKIVKKLKPLKDVGLGYVQLGQSSSTLSGGEAQRIKLASFLVKGNTKTKALFIFDEPTTGLHFHDIKKLLKSFNALISKGHSVIVIEHNMDLVKCADYVIDLGPEGGENGGYLVGQGTPEELAKIKKSYTSKYLKEKLS